The Prosthecobacter sp. SYSU 5D2 nucleotide sequence GGAAGCCGAGGTAGGGTATATTCAGATTATCAAGGAAAGACACGCCATGTCACATCTGGAGATTCAAAGGCTTGAGAACCAGTTTCCCTCCTTGTCCACGGAGGCGTTTGCTGCCGCCCGTAGACGGGTTCTGGAATCTGGCCAGAGTGTGCTCCAGTCTGAAGGTGGCTTTGTCTTTCGGGTCTTTCCGGACGGAACCAAAAGGAAGCTGAAGGAAATCGACCCGCCGGTGCAGGTGGATCTGAAGAAAGTTTATATCCTTCGTTAAGCCGCATGGAGGCCCTCCGAATGCGAATGTTTGCCGGGCCGAATGGTTCTGGGAAAAGTGTTCTGAAGTCCTATCTGCCGACACCTCTCCTGGGGGTTTATCTGAACGCCGATGAAATCGAAACAGGCGTGAAGCACCTCGGATTTTTAGATCTCCAGGCATTTGGGGTTGAAACCACGGTGGAGGAGATCCTGCCGTTTTTCCAGGAGTCGGCTTTGCTAAAGCAGCAAGGACGATCCGCAGCGGCTGAAGCATTACGCTTTGAGGATCATCGGCTGCATTTTCCAGGTGGAGGGATGGACTCGTACCTGGCCTCTGTGACGACGGCTTTTTTGCGCAAGAAACTGCTGCAGATGCAGATGAATTTTACCTTTGAAACGGTGATGTCCCACCCGAGCAAAGTGGATATGCTGAAACAGGCCCAAGAGGCTGGCTACCGGACTTATCTCTACTACGTGGCCACGGATGATCCGGCCATCAACATCTCGCGGGTGGAGAACCGGGTGAAGCTCAATGGGCATGATGTACCTGCTGATCTTGTGGTGAAACGATATTACCGTTCGCTGGAACTGCTGATGGAGGCCATCCGCTACACGCACCGGGCTTACATCTTTGACAATTCGACCGACAATGCTGACAACACGCATACGTGGCTGGCAGAGATCACGGACGGCAGCCGCATGGAGTTTAAGACGGAGCAGATCCCGGCGTGGTTCAAAAGGGCGGTGCTCGACAAGGCCCAGGGCGGCTGACTGAATGAAAGGCACGTGGCGTCCATGGGAACAAAACCAGTTCGTACGCATGTGAATGTGTGACAAGTGGATGGGAATTGTGACGTAGCATGGTATTCATCCTTTATGCCCTCTGTACTCGCCTTATTCGCCCATCCTGATGACATTGAATTCGTGGCCGCCGGCACGATGCTGCTGCTGAAGGAGCGCGGCTGGGACATGCACTACATGAACATGTGCACGGGGAATGGCGGATCGGTGGAAATGGACGGGCCGACGACGGCGCGCACGCGGCTGGCGGAGGCGGAGGAGGCGGCGCGGATTCTGGGGGCTAAGTTTTATCCGCCGATCGCGGATGATCTGGAGCTGGTTTACAGTGTGCCGCTGCTGCGCAAGGTGGCGGCGGTGGTGCGGGAGGTGAAGCCGACGATTGTGCTGACGCATTCCCCCGCCGATTACATGGAGGACCACCAGAATGCGCAACGGCTGGCATGC carries:
- a CDS encoding zeta toxin family protein, with protein sequence MEALRMRMFAGPNGSGKSVLKSYLPTPLLGVYLNADEIETGVKHLGFLDLQAFGVETTVEEILPFFQESALLKQQGRSAAAEALRFEDHRLHFPGGGMDSYLASVTTAFLRKKLLQMQMNFTFETVMSHPSKVDMLKQAQEAGYRTYLYYVATDDPAINISRVENRVKLNGHDVPADLVVKRYYRSLELLMEAIRYTHRAYIFDNSTDNADNTHTWLAEITDGSRMEFKTEQIPAWFKRAVLDKAQGG